One genomic region from Desulforegula conservatrix Mb1Pa encodes:
- the asrC gene encoding sulfite reductase subunit C, giving the protein MSVFTKKQMKNAYRITKVSGKTALRVRVPGGHIETKWFSLIHEIAEKYGNGTAHITTRQGFEIPGIDFEKIPEINAMIRPLLLAMGLEDDPGDKGYPSAGTRNISACIGNRVCTFGNDDTSRLAMELEQLVYPHDLHFKIAVTGCPNDCIKAVMNDFGIICTVEPVYNESRCISCRACVDHCSKAVVSALTFKDFSVVRNPNACIGCGECIRKCPTEALTRSATKSYRLVIMGRTGKKNPRIARTFIKWVDKDSIFKIIENTYAFVDRHIDRSLDKEHVGYIVDRVGYHAFRDEVLKYVTLNDTAVVAENIQWGGYFYANDTDLFYNKR; this is encoded by the coding sequence GTGAGTGTTTTTACAAAAAAACAAATGAAGAATGCTTACCGGATTACAAAAGTCAGTGGCAAAACAGCCTTGCGGGTAAGGGTTCCGGGCGGTCATATTGAAACCAAGTGGTTTTCCCTGATCCATGAGATAGCCGAAAAATACGGAAACGGGACAGCTCATATAACTACACGTCAAGGTTTCGAGATTCCGGGAATTGATTTTGAAAAAATACCTGAAATAAACGCGATGATCCGGCCTCTTCTATTAGCCATGGGCCTTGAAGACGATCCGGGAGACAAAGGATATCCATCAGCTGGAACGCGAAACATCAGTGCCTGCATAGGAAACCGGGTATGCACTTTTGGTAACGATGACACCTCCCGCCTTGCTATGGAACTTGAGCAACTCGTATATCCGCATGACCTTCATTTCAAGATTGCCGTAACAGGATGCCCAAATGACTGCATAAAGGCAGTCATGAATGATTTCGGGATTATCTGTACAGTTGAACCGGTTTATAACGAATCACGCTGTATTAGTTGTAGGGCTTGCGTAGATCATTGCTCCAAGGCTGTAGTCAGTGCATTGACATTCAAGGATTTTTCAGTTGTCAGAAACCCAAATGCATGCATCGGATGTGGAGAATGCATTCGTAAATGCCCTACAGAAGCATTGACACGATCTGCAACCAAGTCATACAGGCTTGTGATCATGGGAAGAACCGGAAAAAAGAATCCCCGAATAGCTCGAACATTCATTAAATGGGTTGATAAGGATTCTATCTTCAAGATCATTGAAAATACTTACGCCTTTGTAGATCGCCATATAGACAGAAGTCTTGATAAAGAGCATGTGGGGTATATCGTTGACCGCGTGGGGTATCATGCTTTTCGGGACGAAGTGCTTAAATATGTAACGCTGAATGATACAGCGGTTGTAGCAGAAAATATTCAGTGGGGAGGCTATTTTTACGCCAATGACACAGATTTATTTTATAACAAGAGGTAG
- the chrA gene encoding chromate efflux transporter, with the protein MSDISFKEALKFWVKLGFINFGGPAGQIAIMHREIVDARKWISESAFMSALNFCMLLPGPEAHQLATYIGWKLHGYKGGIAAGVFFVLPSVFVMLLLSWIAVAHTDVPAISGFFYGITPVVVAIVAEAVIRIGKKALTHTSLYFFAAMSFIAGQFFPVPFPAIVFVAGAAGLLMGKRYEKVFCFRGHGSKECLMAEPEFSQTKLPSLWHPVKMAFIFIIIWSAVILPLIFSKGFGDILAQQAVFFTKAAFVTFGGAYAVLSYISDHAVMVLGWLTESQMLMGLGLAESTPGPLIMVTQYVGFLGAWKFSGASNPLAYGIAGGILTTFVTFLPSFFFIFSCAPYIELISSNKRIQAALIGITAAVVGVILKLAVFFSIKTFFPNDGFDVFAIVMAIISFIAIMRFHLSIHLVIFLGALTGMLYKLLIVI; encoded by the coding sequence ATGTCTGATATTTCATTTAAAGAAGCCCTTAAATTCTGGGTTAAGCTTGGCTTTATCAATTTTGGCGGCCCAGCCGGTCAGATTGCAATCATGCACAGAGAAATCGTGGATGCCAGAAAATGGATTTCTGAATCCGCCTTCATGAGCGCGCTTAATTTCTGCATGCTTCTGCCAGGGCCTGAAGCTCATCAGCTCGCAACCTATATTGGATGGAAACTGCATGGATACAAAGGAGGAATAGCAGCCGGTGTCTTCTTTGTCCTGCCATCTGTATTTGTTATGCTTTTGCTTAGCTGGATAGCAGTGGCGCATACTGATGTTCCGGCGATCTCAGGATTTTTTTATGGGATAACTCCTGTAGTTGTCGCAATTGTCGCTGAAGCCGTCATTAGAATAGGCAAAAAAGCCCTTACACATACAAGTCTTTATTTTTTTGCTGCTATGTCATTCATTGCGGGACAGTTTTTTCCCGTTCCTTTTCCTGCAATAGTCTTTGTTGCCGGAGCTGCTGGCCTATTGATGGGAAAACGGTATGAAAAAGTATTCTGTTTTCGTGGACACGGTTCAAAAGAATGCCTCATGGCAGAGCCTGAATTTTCACAAACAAAACTGCCATCTTTATGGCATCCTGTTAAAATGGCTTTTATCTTCATAATTATATGGTCAGCAGTGATTTTGCCTTTAATTTTTTCAAAAGGTTTTGGCGACATTCTCGCGCAGCAGGCCGTGTTTTTTACTAAAGCGGCATTTGTCACTTTTGGCGGGGCTTACGCAGTTTTAAGCTATATATCAGATCATGCTGTCATGGTTCTTGGATGGCTCACAGAGTCTCAAATGCTTATGGGATTAGGTCTTGCAGAGTCAACACCCGGCCCTCTGATCATGGTGACTCAATATGTTGGTTTTCTTGGTGCATGGAAATTTTCAGGAGCTTCAAATCCTCTGGCGTATGGAATAGCAGGCGGAATTCTGACTACTTTTGTAACATTTCTTCCAAGTTTCTTTTTCATTTTTTCATGCGCGCCATATATAGAGCTTATTTCTTCAAATAAACGTATCCAGGCCGCGCTTATAGGAATTACAGCCGCAGTTGTCGGTGTGATACTTAAACTGGCGGTTTTTTTCAGCATCAAAACCTTCTTCCCTAATGACGGATTTGATGTTTTTGCAATAGTCATGGCTATAATCAGTTTTATAGCAATAATGCGGTTTCATCTATCAATACATCTTGTGATATTTTTAGGAGCTTTAACAGGCATGCTTTATAAGCTTTTAATTGTGATTTAA
- the asrB gene encoding anaerobic sulfite reductase subunit AsrB, with protein sequence MNNNPYIAEKAKLIRITPETAIDSTFTIAWDKPVKPGQFLEISIPGAGEAPISISDFNDGELSMTIRKVGRVTGALFDMKEGDTLFARGPYGNGFEYNYYAGTNLKIIAGGTGLAPVKNLIKTFMEPRYVNSLEVLLGFKTPEDILFKNEVLSWVESATAILTVDNGNYDWKGNSGLITQYIPQLDLNKPQDCVCIVVGPPVMIKFVLADLLTRDVPRENIWVSFERNMSCGIGKCGHCKIDNTYICLDGPVFRLPDTMKLID encoded by the coding sequence ATGAACAATAACCCCTATATTGCAGAAAAGGCAAAACTGATCAGAATTACACCAGAAACTGCTATTGATTCAACTTTTACCATCGCATGGGATAAACCTGTCAAACCAGGACAGTTTCTCGAAATATCCATACCAGGTGCCGGAGAGGCTCCAATATCCATCAGCGATTTCAATGACGGCGAGCTGTCCATGACCATACGCAAGGTAGGCCGGGTAACAGGAGCACTGTTTGACATGAAGGAAGGAGATACCCTGTTTGCAAGAGGCCCTTATGGCAACGGTTTTGAATACAACTATTATGCAGGAACAAATCTTAAAATCATTGCTGGAGGTACAGGGCTTGCCCCTGTCAAGAATCTTATAAAAACCTTTATGGAACCACGTTATGTCAATAGCCTGGAAGTTCTTCTTGGTTTCAAAACGCCCGAAGACATTCTTTTTAAAAATGAAGTGCTTTCATGGGTTGAATCAGCTACTGCAATACTGACCGTCGATAATGGCAACTATGACTGGAAAGGAAATTCTGGACTCATCACACAATATATCCCTCAACTTGATTTGAATAAACCTCAAGATTGCGTCTGTATTGTCGTGGGGCCGCCTGTCATGATCAAGTTTGTTCTGGCTGATCTTTTGACGAGGGATGTTCCAAGGGAGAATATCTGGGTATCGTTTGAGAGAAATATGAGTTGCGGTATTGGTAAATGCGGGCACTGCAAAATAGACAATACCTATATATGTCTGGATGGGCCGGTATTCAGACTGCCAGATACAATGAAACTGATAGATTAG
- the asrA gene encoding anaerobic sulfite reductase subunit AsrA, with translation MGYSLSKDQFNSLLDALKKSYTVYGPAVDPDKGNYSDTDRITYKKINSFDDLVLDMKTYFSPKEIVYPVREPLFHFSDGSFFVPHIDEKKIAILLRPCDINGFDRLDTVFLKNGPEEDFYYKRRRKNIRFFMIECAEGFDNCWCVSMNANRTDMYDVAFRFGKEILADVKNEEFIPYLVGFPQTEVDIQFIEKNSIEVKVPEIGSISPESFDLEMWNEYTSRCIACGRCNTSCITCSCFTVQDVACGTEGRMAERRRRWAGCQLNGFTDMAGGHSYRSKNGEKMRFKTMHKINDFHRRFGKHQCVGCGRCDDVCPQYISFARCINTLSEVVAERGKNEQ, from the coding sequence AGTTTAACAGTCTTCTTGACGCGTTAAAGAAATCTTATACTGTTTATGGGCCTGCTGTAGACCCTGACAAGGGCAACTATTCGGATACAGACCGGATTACATACAAAAAAATAAACAGTTTTGACGACCTCGTTTTGGATATGAAGACATATTTTTCGCCAAAGGAAATTGTTTATCCTGTCCGTGAGCCTTTGTTTCATTTTTCAGATGGTTCTTTTTTTGTGCCCCATATTGATGAAAAAAAGATTGCGATCCTTCTTAGGCCTTGCGACATCAACGGATTCGACAGGCTTGACACCGTTTTTTTAAAAAATGGGCCTGAAGAGGATTTCTATTATAAAAGACGCAGAAAGAATATTCGTTTTTTTATGATCGAATGCGCTGAAGGTTTTGATAACTGCTGGTGCGTATCCATGAACGCAAACAGAACCGATATGTATGACGTGGCTTTCAGGTTTGGAAAAGAGATTTTGGCTGATGTAAAAAACGAAGAATTCATTCCTTATCTTGTTGGTTTTCCACAGACAGAAGTTGACATACAATTTATTGAAAAAAATTCCATTGAAGTCAAAGTTCCTGAGATCGGGAGCATTTCACCTGAATCTTTTGATTTAGAGATGTGGAATGAGTACACGAGCCGATGCATTGCTTGCGGAAGGTGCAATACATCATGCATTACCTGTTCCTGTTTCACAGTGCAGGATGTGGCTTGCGGAACTGAAGGCCGCATGGCTGAGCGTCGCAGGCGCTGGGCAGGTTGTCAGCTTAATGGTTTTACAGACATGGCAGGAGGGCATTCTTACAGGTCAAAGAATGGAGAGAAAATGAGATTTAAGACCATGCATAAGATCAACGATTTCCACAGGAGATTCGGTAAGCATCAGTGCGTTGGATGTGGTCGGTGCGATGATGTATGCCCTCAATACATCTCTTTTGCCAGATGCATAAATACTCTATCGGAAGTCGTAGCTGAAAGGGGGAAAAATGAACAATAA